A window of the Gossypium hirsutum isolate 1008001.06 chromosome A05, Gossypium_hirsutum_v2.1, whole genome shotgun sequence genome harbors these coding sequences:
- the LOC121229337 gene encoding DEAD-box ATP-dependent RNA helicase 35 has product MEEDDDYVEYIPVAKRRAMEAQKILQRKGKASALEDETEKANVAEVKPSLLIKATQLKKDQPEISQMEQIVQQEKEMIEHLSDRKTLMSVRELAKGITYTEPLLTGWKPPLHIRRMSRKDRDLIRKQWHIIVDGDEIPPPIKNFKDMKFPDPILKKLKAKGIVQPTPIQVQGLPVILSGRDMIGIAFTGSGKTLVFVLPLIMIALQEEMMMPILPGEGPFGLIVCPSRELARQTYEVVEQFLIPMRENGYPELRPLLCIGGVDMRSQLDVVKKGVHIVVATPGRLKDMLAKKKMSLDNCRYLTLDEADRLVDLGFEDDIREVFDHFKAQRQTLLFSATMPTKIQNFARSALVKPVTVNVGRAGAANLDVIQEVEYVKQEAKIVYLLECLQKTPPPVLIFCENKADVDDIHEYLLLKGVEAVAIHGGKDQEEREHAISSFKAGKKDVLVATDVASKGLDFPDIQHVINYDMPAEIENYVHRIGRTGRCGKTGIATTFINKNQSETTLLDLKHLLQEAKQRIPPVLAELSDPMEDVDAITNASGVKGCAYCGGLGHRIRDCPKLEHQKSMAIANSRRDYFGSGGYRGEI; this is encoded by the exons atggaggaagatgatgattacGTTGAGTATATTCCGGTAGCGAAACGCCGCGCTATGGAAGCTCAAAAAATCCTACAGAGAAAAGGCAAGGCTTCTGCGCTTGAAGATGAAACTGAAAAAGCCAATGTGGCCGAAGTGAAACCTAGTTTACTTATAAAAGCAACTCAGCTTAAAAAGGATCAACCTGAGATCAGTCAAATGGAACAAATTGTACAACAAGAAAAAGAGATGATTGAACATTTATCTGATAGGAAAACCCTCATGTCTGTTCGGGAATTGGCAAAAGGGATTACTTATACGGAACCCTTGTTGACTGGGTGGAAACCACCTTTGCATATTCGAAGGATGTCTCGAAAAGATAGGGATTTGATTCGAAAGCAATGGCATATTATCGTTGACGGGGACGAAATTCCTCCTCCTATTAAGAATTTTAAAGATATGAAGTTTCCAGACCCAATATTGAAGAAGTTAAAGGCAAAGGGAATTGTGCAGCCGACTCCAATTCAAGTCCAAGGTCTGCCTGTTATCTTGTCTGGGAGAGATATGATTGGGATTGCGTTTACAGGGTCAGGGAAAACACTTGTATTTGTGCTTCCGTTGATTATGATTGCGTTGCAGGAGGAGATGATGATGCCAATTCTTCCAGGAGAAGGCCCTTTTGGGTTGATCGTCTGTCCTTCAAGGGAGCTTGCTAGGCAGACATATGAAGTGGTGGAGCAATTTTTGATACCTATGAGGGAGAATGGATATCCCGAACTCAGGCCATTGCTTTGTATTGGTGGTGTAGATATGAGGTCTCAGTTGGATGTTGTGAAGAAAGGGGTTCACATTGTTGTTGCTACTCCCGGGAGGTTGAAGGATATGCTTGCCAAGAAGAAGATGAGTTTAGACAATTGCAG GTATTTGACATTGGATGAAGCAGATAGACTAGTGGATTTAGGCTTTGAAGATGACATTAGAGAAGTGTTTGACCATTTTAAGGCTCAAAGGCAAACCCTTTTGTTCTCTGCTACCATGCCTACCAAAATTCAGAACTTCGCCAGAAGTGCTTTAGTAAAGCCAGTGACTGTTAATGTTGGGAGAGCTGGAGCTGCAAATCTTGATGTGATTCAGGAGGTCGAGTATGTGAAGCAAGAGGCAAAGATAGTCTACCTCCTTGAATGCCTGCAAAAGACTCCACCACCTGTTTTAATATTTTGTGAGAATAAGGCTGACGTGGATGACATCCATGAATATCTCCTGCTGAAAGGAGTTGAAGCTGTGGCAATTCATGGAGGCAAGGACCAAGAAGAGAGAGAGCACGCGATTTCATCCTTTAAAGCTGGCAAGAAGGATGTGTTAGTAGCAACTGATGTTGCATCTAAAGGTTTGGATTTTCCTGATATTCAACACGTGATCAATTATGATATGCCTGCAGAAATTGAAAACTATGTCCACAGAATAGGACGAACAGGAAGATGTGGTAAAACGGGAATTGCAACCACATTTATAAACAAGAATCAAAGTGAGACAACCCTGCTTGATTTGAAACACCTATTGCAAGAAGCCAAACAGAGGATCCCGCCCGTCTTAGCTGAGCTCAGTGATCCAATGGAAGATGTGGATGCAATCACCAATGCAAGTGGCGTAAAGGGGTGTGCTTATTGTGGTGGGTTGGGCCATCGTATCCGAGATTGCCCCAAGTTAGAGCATCAGAAAAGCATGGCTATTGCAAATTCCAGAAGGGATTATTTTGGGTCTGGTGGTTACAGAGGAGAaatttga
- the LOC107906448 gene encoding uncharacterized protein, translating into MLSMSLGVSFSGLLHCIAESVVLVLSELIDQNSVKLLRKFLPRKKIELASPEMGLDSEFKNFKAANSSSCKHATSSSADSIMKQEHLFPDLRNEGPWSSKEELNQYGLIISYPRKRVCSNFCKGKAVLQASEAEDLNTRLEILEEESQIMKQALLETMAERKKLVNEIYKLFETRRYTLLPKDQEDGHTFSSGSLIIKPWTGSRNSREQSVTCSIGKSTF; encoded by the exons atgTTGTCCATGTCACTGGGCGTATCTTTCTCAG GATTGCTCCATTGTATCGCAGAGAGTGTTGTTTTGGTCCTATCAGAACTGATAGACCAAAATTCCGTGAAACTTCTTCGAAAATTTCTACCTAGGAAGAAGATAGAACTTGCTTCACCTGAGATGGGATTAGATTCAGAGTTCAAGAATTTCAAGGCAGCAAACAGTAGTAGTTGTAAGCATGCAACAAGCAGCTCAGCAGATTCTATTATGAAACAAGAACACTTGTTTCCCGATCTTCGGAATGAAGGGCCTTGGAGTTCAAAAGAGGAACTGAATCAATATGGACTTATAATAAGTTATCCAAGGAAAAGGGTATGCAGCAATTTTTGTAAAGGTAAGGCAGTTTTGCAGGCTAGTGAAGCTGAAGACCTAAACACAAGGTTGGAGATCCTTGAGGAAGAAAGTCAAATTATGAAGCAAGCACTCTTAGAGACAATGGCGGAAAGGAAAAAACTAGTTAATGAAATATACAAGTTATTTGAGACACGGCGGTACACCCTCCTACCTAAGGATCAAGAAGATGGACACACATTCAGCTCTGGATCTTTGATCATCAAACCTT GGACCGGGTCAAGGAACAGCCGAGAGCAGTCTGTTACATGCTCTATTGGAAAATCCACGTTCTGA
- the LOC107906449 gene encoding pyrophosphate-energized vacuolar membrane proton pump, translated as MMGAVLLSEFATEIVVPVCAVIGIAFSLVQWLLVSRVKLNPERHASGNSNKNGYSDYLIEEEEGLNDPSVVTKCADIQSAISEGATSFLFTEYQYVGIFMVAFAILIFLFLGSVEGFSSKSQPCTYDKEKTCKPALATAIFSTISFLLGAITSVLSGFLGMKIATYANARTTLEARKGVGKAFIVAFRSGAVMGFLLAANGLLVLFVAINLFKLYYGDDWEGLFEAITGYGLGGSSMALFGRVGGGIYTKAADVGADLVGKVERNIPEDDPRNPAVIADNVGDNVGDIAGMGSDLFGSYAESSCAALVVASISSFGINHEFTAMLYPLLISSVGILVCLITTLFATDFFEIKAVKEIEPALKKQLIISTVLMTVGIAIVTWVGVPSSFTIYNFGDQKFVKNWQLFLCVGVGLWAGLIIGFVTEYYTSNAYSPVQDVADSCRTGAATNVIFGLALGYKSVIIPIFAIAICIFVSFSFAAMYGIAVAALGMLSTIATGLAIDAYGPISDNAGGIAEMAGMSHHIRERTDALDAAGNTTAAIGKGFAIGSAALVSLALFGAFVSRAAISTVDVLTPKVFIGLIVGAMLPYWFSAMTMKSVGSAALKMVEEVRRQFNTIPGLMEGRAKPDYATCVKISTDASIKEMIPPGALVMLTPLIVGTFFGVETLAGVLAGALVSGVQIAISASNTGGAWDNAKKYIEAGASEHARTLGPKGSDPHKAAVIGDTVGDPLKDTSGPSLNILIKLMAVESLVFAPFFATHGGLLFKIF; from the exons ATGATGGGAGCGGTTTTGTTGTCGGAGTTTGCGACGGAGATCGTGGTGCCAGTGTGCGCCGTGATTGGAATTGCTTTCTCGTTGGTGCAGTGGCTGTTGGTGTCGCGCGTGAAGCTTAACCCGGAGCGGCATGCTTCTGGGAATAGCAACAAGAACGGTTACAGTGATTACTTGATTGAGGAAGAGGAAGGACTTAATGACCCCAGCGTCGTCACCAAGTGCGCTGATATTCAAAGCGCTATCTCCGAAG GTGCAACATCCTTTCTTTTCACTGAATATCAGTATGTTGGCATCTTCATGGTTGCTTTTGCTATCTTGATATTCCTCTTCCTGGGTTCTGTTGAGGGCTTCAGCTCAAAGAGCCAGCCTTGCACCTATGATAAGGAGAAGACCTGCAAACCAGCTCTTGCCACTGCTATCTTCAGTACGATATCCTTCTTGCTTGGTGCTATCACCTCTGTTCTTTCTGGGTTCCTTGGGATGAAAATTGCTACATATGCCAATGCAAGAACAACCTTAGAAGCAAGAAAGGGTGTTGGAAAGGCTTTTATTGTTGCATTTAGATCTGGCGCAGTAATGGGTTTTCTGCTCGCTGCCAATGGCTTGTTGGTGCTTTTCGTTGCCATCAATCTATTCAAGCTGTACTACGGTGATGACTGGGAAGGCCTTTTTGAGGCTATTACTGGTTATGGTCTTGGGGGATCCTCTATGGCACTGTTTGGAAGAGTTGGTGGTGGTATATATACAAAGGCTGCTGATGTCGGTGCTGATCTTGTAGGAAAGGTTGAAAGGAACATTCCAGAGGATGACCCAAGAAACCCAGCT GTCATTGCCGACAATGTTGGCGATAATGTTGGGGATATTGCTGGTATGGGTTCTGATCTATTTGGCTCATATGCTGAATCCTCCTGTGCTGCTCTTGTTGTTGCTTCTATATCCTCTTTTGGAATAAACCACGAGTTCACTGCCATGTTGTATCCTCTGCTCATTAGTTCTGTTGGTATTCTTGTCTGTTTGATCACAACCCTATTTGCTACGGATTTCTTCGAAATCAAGGCTGTCAAAGAAATCGAACCAGCTTTGAAGAAGCAGCTTATTATATCTACTGTTCTTATGACTGTGGGGATTGCAATTGTTACTTGGGTTGGCGTGCCATCGTCCTTCACCATTTACAATTTTGGGGATCAGAAATTTGTTAAGAACTG GCAACTATTTTTGTGCGTTGGTGTTGGTCTCTGGGCTGGACTTATTATTGGTTTTGTTACTGAGTACTACACCAGTAATGCTTACAG TCCCGTGCAGGATGTTGCTGATTCCTGCAGGACAGGAGCAGCTACCAATGTTATATTTGGCCTTGCTTTAGGATACAAATCTGTGATCATCCCAATTTTTGCCATTGCAATCTGCATTTTTGTTAGTTTTAGCTTCGCTGCCATGTATGGGATTGCAGTTGCTGCCCTTGGAATGTTAAGCACCATTGCAACTGGGTTGGCCATTGATGCTTATGGTCCCATCAGTGACAATGCTGGAGGCATTGCTGAGATGGCTGGCATGAGCCATCACATTCGCGAGAGAACTGATGCACTAGATGCTGCTGGAAACACTACAGCTGCCATTGGAAAG GGATTTGCCATTGGGTCAGCAGCATTGGTGTCATTGGCTCTATTTGGTGCCTTTGTGAGCCGAGCAGCTATCTCTACTGTTGATGTATTGACCCCGAAGGTTTTCATTGGTTTAATAGTTGGTGCCATGCTTCCCTACTGGTTCTCTGCAATGACCATGAAAAGCGTGGGAAGTGCAGCTTTAAAGATGGTTGAGGAGGTTCGCAGGCAGTTCAACACCATCCCTGGTCTCATGGAGGGTCGTGCCAAGCCTGATTATGCTACCTGTGTCAAAATCTCAACTGATGCCTCTATCAAGGAGATGATTCCTCCTGGTGCCCttgttatgcttactcccctaATTGTTGGAACTTTCTTTGGTGTTGAGACTCTTGCCGGTGTCCTTGCTGGTGCCCTTGTTTCTGGTGTTCAG ATTGCAATATCTGCTTCCAACACTGGTGGTGCATGGGATAATGCCAAGAAGTACATTGAG GCTGGTGCCTCAGAGCACGCGAGGACCCTGGGTCCAAAAGGATCGGATCCTCACAAGGCAGCTGTCATTGGTGACACGGTTGGTGATCCACTCAAGGATACCTCTGGCCCTTCACTCAACATCCTGATCAAGCTTATGGCAGTCGAGTCACTCGTATTTGCTCCCTTTTTTGCCACTCACGGTGGCTTGCTTTTCAAGATCTTTTAG